The region TGATCAACCTAAAAgtctttacataatatagtattttatatagaagCATTAGGTATTATATACAAAGGTATTCGggaatttttttaagctacTTTTTTCTACAAAACCTACGAACTTTCTTTCACGCAAAACTGCTAATTGAGTCTGTTTAAAATTTGGGACAGAGATAGATTATTGTGTAGATACCATAGAACTTAgggctttttttttttggtatgaCGCGAGTGAAAACGCGGTTTGAAGTTAGTGCGAAATAAAAACTCATTTACcgttagataattattatgataacgCGCAAATGCGTTACGGTAAACTGGAGGTTGCTAGAATGCATATGAACTATgtatctataggtactattGCTTATTCGAATTCTTAGTTATTCCATGAACATGGATGTAAAAATTAGATTCCATGTAAAAGAATGAAAAAAGCACAATataataaggaaaaaaaattggGAAACTTAAAACGTTACTTTTGGATTtctgtatatttaaatactataagtaggtaatcaaAATACCTGTTACAGAAAACAgtttatttcttatcattTTCACTGATATGTGAATTCTTCCATATACTCTTAAATATAACGTCTATAACTCGACTCCATACTTCGTTGAGAGATGAAAGGCTGTATGTTTCATCTGTGTCCATATAATAATCGTCATATATTTGCATCACCAACTCTAAAGCGTATGGGATACCATATACctggataaaaatattttcattagttaataatgtaattataaccgtataatatttaacatattacATAGTTTTCAGATAAAGGGTTCagatataaatgttatttcgTGACCGAATACgcaaatgaatgaatattggTCAAATGCAGGTGGGCAGAACCAACTTGTAATTCTACGACATGTTGATTttctcacgatgttttccttcgcCGTTCGAGCATGGGTGATTTGGACAGTGTTCagataatttcaaaaaatatatatatttcttgCTCCTTCGACTAGTATCGAACCAACGATTTAACTCTGAGGTCCTAACCACTGAACCACTCTGCTCAGTGCTCAGTGCTCACACATGCATGAATATCGCATACCtattattaaactaattaCCGTGGAAGCGTAATCGACACTTGTCCCAAACACCTTCCCGTACCAACTATGCAACGTGTCCACTGTAACTGACAGTGTTTGAAAGCTAGCGTTCCGCATGGCTTCGTCTATTTCACCTCGCAAATCTATGTATTTGTCATCATCTGTCTGTACTTCGGTATAGCCTTTGGGATAGAGGACAGCTTCTCCctgaatttaattatgttttactaGCAGTTTgctattaaaacataattaaattcaggtttaacacaaatttcagggattaaaacaaaacagtaTTTTTGTTACCAGCATTTTACTTGATGAGTCTTTTTcaagaaacatttaaatttttaagataTAGGCAACcatttttcaaacaaacaaaaaattagtTTTGAGGTAGCATGGTGAATTTTTATCAATGATCAAAGTGTTGTTATTATAGATGAAGAAGCTAAAGATACTCTTAGCaatataattgatattgttgcctctttagttttaataatgtgTTTTAACCATTTTAGTCTCTATAGGTAGatgattgttttataatattaagatttacGTAAATATATCATATGATatcttttacataataaacgCATGCATTTACATCAGAATGACGCACTGGGCAGAAGTCCTATTATATCCAAACAATTACATCTAATAGAAAACTACAATTCAATACTAagtatatgaataataaacaatacaaacttTATAGCTTTTAGCATTATACGATCCAGCGTGCACGTTGATATAGGCGATGATTTTGTGACTATATTTATGGAGAACATCTCTAATAGCTTTGGATTCTGCTTCTGTAAAGGGAGCAGAACCAGGGTACTGCTGGCTACAGGATGAGATGGTGTTAGATGCATTCCAGGCAACGTTGAAATTGCGATCTACATTCACTCCTGGACAAGCACTTTGGGGTGACATGTTTTTGCTCCACAGTTGTTCCTAAAATTGATTTATGATTACGATTTTGACTGTCTAATATTAATCTTAACGCTAATAAAAATTAGTGGaggcataatattatcatctaaattataaaaaaataactacgaTATACCTGTATCACTGCGATACGTGAAGACGGTAATATAGATGACGATTCTCTGCGTTATACCAACTTATAGATTAGCtactaaaactatttttatcattattaaataaaaaataaaacacatacaCGTAGAGCAGTATCAAAACCATCTGGGTTAGCCAGGGGAATGACATATATATCAAAGTATTCCATGTGTTTCAGATAATACGATAGCAGTTTCGAAAACTCCGAGTCCACTGACAAACACTGTATATGTGATATCCCCATAACATTTAATCCGTGAACTATAAATACGATTTTCTTTTGCGGAGGTTCGTCTGCATATTTATCATCTTCAGCACGGAAATGTCTAGAGTAATCTGGGTGCTCAGCTATTTTCATCATCACTATGTCATTGTATTCAACTGTGCGCCCTATCACTTCGATAGTTACGTTCGCGTTTGGAAATCTTGATGCCACTCGtaataattgttcttttatctgtaaaataattgttatatctatcgtaatgttaatattttcgAGAAACGAAATATAACCTTgtataattgttaattattttataatttaatttaaaaattataattattgatataattgAATGAGTATTTAGACGTACTAATTTTTCTTACAAAatgaattatgtaatttattttgttataggACTCAAAACAAGTGCTTATTGACAAAGGAGGGtacctaatacctatgtaaaacatttaacgCCTGATACATTATAACAATTTCCTTAAAAGTAAACTACAAtcgttgataataatattatctacttacCGCATATGGACTTAATTTGCCGGTAAAATCTTCATCGCTCAATGGCGTGTAAGGGCTGaagaaatatgttatttaataagtttgCCTACTTGACAAGTTTAtcaaaatagtaaatataaataccttGTAGTTTCCTCTAATTCTTGGTACATCATATGCGTCATCCGTGTTGatctgaaatattttaataaaaaccagGCTAAGCAACGGTAAACCTACCTATCTATTAAAGTAATCAAAGCttcgattattattaataacatatttgttGTTAATGACAATTAGTTACAGATAATATGGATGATTTGAGCCACCGTCACCGATACATATCTTATAGCCTATATTTAACACTATTgggttaaatattttattatctacataaattgatattttaactGACAGAAACACTTTacagaattattattattcttttatttccaaaaagatatattatatagatgaaTGTGAACCCCACGaggtacataggtacctacaatataaCCTAAATTAAACTCTCCACCAGATAcctattatgtaaaaattaaaaaaagtcgGTACGTACGCTTTCCTTGCTCTCATTTGTGGGGCCACTTTAGGCCATGAAACATTAAACACTGACCACCGGGCCTTGGATTGTTCCCTTCGAACGGTGTGCGAATGAGGCTCCgatacattatttttctcaactctgttataaaataaacaagaaattCAGCAGTTTTCAACAATAGTTTCTTTCATTACCATTGTAACTAGAATAattcaacatatttttttaaagatacaaAGAAAATAGAACAAAATTCGCGCCGttcttcttttcttttttcgaATTTCAAACAGCTGTATTgccatatacatataaaatcttTTTCTTCACCATCCATGTCCTAATTAAAAAaggtatacctatattatgtattcaaataaaataagtgacgattaaaattgtatttaacatgacatttataatttaaatacctgaccttttcatatttttattttggataaaatttttcTTGACGGTTTTTACATTGTTGTTGGAGCGACGCTTATTCATCTTCGACGATTCAAGTCTTGAATCTTTCCTAAAATCAAATAGAAATTTAGGTTTTATCGATGAAAAATTCTATCGTATCGAATACGATCTCGTTTACTGTTACGTACCAAAAATCTAATTCTTCAAACCGGTTTACTGAAATAATGATTAaagataaagtaaaaaaaaatatgtttaataaatgGACAGCgactgaaattttttattaatacaattactaaataacataaaattaggGGTATCTACCATTCTTTACTTCACTCCTTACATtgcatgtaataaaaaataacacaataatGCCAACAAGAGTACACACCGacatatttgtatttgttaaaATCTATAATACAAACTTTTATGgccgaaataaatttatcgtaaaacaatattttttactagcaaAGTGACCATTCCTTATATACAGAGAAAaactttatacataatatgagaaataaatacaaattataatactaatatatacaggattataaaaataataattatgtattaagtaaactaaataataaagttagtGCCTGCACTCTATAAGCGTTCTCCTAAATCTTGACCGAGCGGACATTAAAATTTCACGATCCCCTTAAAAGTGTTGTTTTACTGTTCATGGCTGCTATAGTGAGTAAAAGATTGTTTGTGCACAATATATAAGCGTAAACtattttagttttgtttattatgaaCGTTTCAAttaccaaaataaatataactcgTAAATATCTTCAAAAAATGTAGAGCTGGACgttctatattttaataaaacggttcaaaataatttttgcaatgacaatacttaattattagttatattaGTAATGTAAGTAGATAatttatacctaattataaatccTACTAGAGGAGAAAACTACGAATTCTCAGGAGgcggtattatttttttatatacagatATAATCGAATATAATACAGACATAAAAAGAAAGTACGTTTAAATGATTAAGAGGAAAATAGGTATTAACGTTGCTCAACTCTAAATTATCATTACGACGACTTTATCTTCCGTTCTCTATTATCAAAAAACTCCTGTCAacgcaattttaatttaacaaaacattgaacgattaattaaacaaaaaaacaaaaagaacgAGCGATATATCGCTCGCCGCGGTCAACAACTTACACCAAAAAGAAAGGCCTCGTAAACGCATGTTAAGATTTACACCTACACAAAAAAACTGTTAGGAGTCTGAGCTCAATCTTCGTCTAAAGGCCGCGCTGTAAATCCGGCCTTTAGGTGTTAAACTGacctattaaatacattatatacttagttattttatagctATTATTCCGTTGATACTCATtcttatgatattatttatgttatggtaaaaatagtaatattcCATTAATGTGTACTAAGTGATAAATCTAGATATCTTcctctaaaaatatattataatatcttcaGTTTGGGTTCAGGGATTGAATTCTTCTAAGTTCTATCCTCATGACAGCTtaacctacataatattataaataaagaaataataataataataatacccgAAACATAAAGGTTCTATTCTTCTATTCTTCTTCGAAACTAAGTTCTAGTCGTATTATTGTGCTCATGGTGCAAACTGCATGCTTTGCAACACCTTCACACACGCGGCACGCGGCTTCTTTATTTTCTTCTGCAATTCCTTTCCTCTTCTTCCGGTTTGATCCTAGAACGTTCCAGATAAGGTTAAGacagtttaaattaaattagtatAGTACGATTCAAACTGAATGGCGGCTTGGAACATCGTACGATCCAATGCgcagaaaacaattttagatATTAGCGGGACGTTAAGGGACCAGTGCGCACGTGCACTCGCACCTGCATCTAATTACCgcattaagtttgaatcgaactgtagcataaaatataaaaatacagccTCCTAGCTACAATCTTTAACTGAATTAGATGAAGTCAcaacattgtattttataacgaAAACGTAAGCCACATCAGTACAAATCAGTTACGGAACAAAGCTATGagatttaagaattattaccTACCCACAATTTTGACAAATTGTTTTCTGTGTCGTAAGTAAACTTCATAAGTAGACAGCAATTAATtgtgaaatgtaaaaaataacacataacataatatttaacagtcaatgttgttaattataacaatcaaaatgattttatatggaaTACCTAGGTCGAGCACTTTCACCACTTGTACTATTTGCAGTTTGCTATAAAAATGTCATATCTAACTACCCGTAACCTAAAATACATACGTGGCAAATAAAATCTTCATCTATATAATACCTacagtttattaaatttaattaattgtacctactataaacGGTATTTTTAGTTTACGATACAAATTATGgatattgtaattaaactCAAAACCGAAAAATCGTTAAAGCAAAAAACAAGCaacatttttaatcaaatgatGATAACATTATCCTGTTAATAACATCCGGAACAAACATCCCTTATTCAAAAGATATGGCACAATTAAGCACTAAACGCGTACACTTCGCAGTCAACTGAGCTTAATtcatttttcctttttttacgGAGAATTTATTTCCATATCTGATAATAAACGTCAAGTCATTGCTGTAATAAAGTAAGTGGGGATCTCTCACCCTTTgtgtaatgataataaaaatgtagcgaatgcaataataattaacacgtttttttatttactccttataattattatagtctaACCTTTTCACAAttcaaattaacattaatgggaataaaatacttacttcGGCACAATTATGGATagactataattatttagatatcatgtacctactttcTTGGAAATAATTCTGTGAAAATAGGTTTGACTGGTTTAACCTAgctttactttataaaatagagTACCTGTAGTTGAAGTATACAATCTCGTTTTGCTGTCAATTACATTAGAAATCTCACTCCTTCGGGGCAAGGATGTTTGCAATTTACATACTGTAAATGTTGGTGCACTCGGCCTGATTACTTTGAAGGGATGATGTAGTGGAAATATACACTTTTCGACTCATTTAAATAGGATGAGTGAAGAAGAATACCTTCCCATCGTATAGGATATTGATAATTTCCTATATGTAGCCTGAAACACCGTAtaaatgttatgttatgtttaaAAGGTACGTTAATGGGTAGATATAactgataaaatttaaaaaaaattcaatagtAAAACTAACAcaggtaatataatatgtaacaagtatctatatacatatcttcatacatttaatacgttatattttaagtgttaccttacctatctatttattagtttgttGAATTTCTAGTTGTATGAGCTGGTCGCTAGTTTCGTTCTTACGAAATCAcattgtaggtaggtacttcatcactgaaataaataaataaataataaataaatccaatggtggtacatatttacattttctctacataagaaccatcctttttttataatattccttgaagttcgatcaagaaatattataaaaaaagaattaacgaaatcggttaagccgttctcaagttatgcggttaccaacacattttgggattcatttttatattatagattaatgcaataaaaaccCACAAAAAACCTACGTATACATAAACCATAATGTTTCCATCATTTTCGTTACAAATTTGGAACATTTTCGTTAAACATAGAATGGAATATTTAGACAACGGCGGATACGTCATTTTAGTATCCCCGTAAAATAATAGCCATGTCAAAAGCACTGCTTAGCCGAGGCGAAATGCGAATACTTTCCGACTGCTTGGCTTTATTTTATTGCgcatgttttaatattaattgttagtTTTCAGCCTCGATGAACCCTTGACAATATAATGCAAATTTATATGAGCTGTCAAATCGTTAAATTATTCACCGTTGTATCAAGCGCGATTTAATTTCTTTACGCTTGGACGAACATGTACATAGATTCTCTACGAATATCTTGTGACATCATTGTGTagtcaaataattataaatacgtacctataatttataggtacctataaagaCATTCAGAcacaaatcaaaatcaaatctaaaaatatttaatatataaaaaaataaataaatctttatatataatatgtaactaggtttccgctcgcggcttcgcccgcgcagtcacagaaaaacccgcatagttcgcgttcccgtgggatttccgggattgcgtcattttcccgggataaaaagtaccctatgtcctttctcgagtatcaaaatatctccataccaaatttcatgaactACATTTTCCGAAAGATTTCTTGTATCTACATTTATCTACCTACAACTTtttgaatctatactaatagctgaagagtttgattgtttaaacgcgcttaATTCAGGAACTaccggtccgatttgaaaaattatttcggtgttatattatagcccatttatcgaggtagGCTTATAGgccatatatcatcacgctaagactaacaggagcagagcaatgcgggtgaaaccgcggaatGCAGCAGTATCTAAACTAGACACTTGACCGTATTTATAGGTAGCTACATCAGATCATATACAttctttcataataataatcaacagtgccatatataggtatatatatgtttatttggGTATTATGAAATTAGGctctacataaaatttaattcttaaaCGAGACTGCACACGCCATCTATTGTTGAGTAGTGTAACGTTTTAATCTACAAACACATTTCTATATCATTCAGCTATTCAAATATAGATGGCGTTCATATCAATTAATCCCACTAATCCGGTATTCAGAAAATGATTGCCTGCTTGTATATTGAGAGaccaaaaaaagtttaaaataaaaaatatttttcaaggaTGCATAATTACAAGGGGtacatttttgtgaaaatgccCGCCAATGCAGAAGAGCGCCATCTATCATTTTCTTCATAATTATCTCATAGGTAATATTGTTAAACTACGTTTGATTAAAActtcatacaattttttttatatttatgatggaaataatacacaaattattacaaaaaatatgataaattagccaaaaaacaatattttagcTATCTTATACCATGGAGCTTATATATACCAATCTCAATAGGTAAACCGCTTTTCGtcttcataaattatttaataccgtgatgtaaatgtaattttttttgtaaataggtgcacagtttttaaaaacatgtatGTTTTCActtggttttcacgcataataTATCTAAACATGACTATGgacgaataaaaaatatgccaTCTagccattgagataatattaatatggagcagacaccacgaacaaaatctgtgcgccaagcgcggcggcgcgggacgcgcgaatgacggctagacagtcatagattatgcgatgtcactgactcaccgctatagaggcgacactttgtttcattctgtctattttattgggtgccactccttacatgcacgttgacttgaaattttctttgtacttacttaatatttattttaggtataaactgactttactacacggggctaacaatatctggcatgatgtaaatagtgacgtcatatggaataatttaatttttttcgtgttttaggttcagtcagggctatgggaaattttattccttacaaattgagccttttttagaaaaaaaataatttttccctttcttcacggcccagacatggaaaccttgaatagaaaaaatattaattacttatctctgaactagcggtccgccccggcttcgcccgtggcacatatttcgcaataaaaagtagcctatgttctttctcagggtcttaagattgtctgtgccaaaggagaatgcccatgaaagtatggacctcagtacagtgttgcgtcaatgccagagtggttttggagggttcttcgatattcaaaagatttttaccaattgatttttttgtgataaaaacaggggttttcaagatattgagaaaaatgtgaaataacctcaaaacttaaataaccccgatttagttaggtttatgtgtgatttaggtaacattttatcgtccaaaggttcgattaacatatttaatctatgcgtagagcttatgctttcagacaaagtctatctgttcatcggctagtgtaggtaggcaccagaaatcttccgggacggatttcaagaaaacctaaatatatacttaaaaaatgccaattgagtttttattcggtttacatggtgttgttgttgtttgaatcattttttcactacatattcgaagaaagaaacaaataagaaataactggttacctaccaagctatgtcataataatattttttttatatatatacatatttatattattttacttcactatctttgttataacaacctacagtgtataaacaataccttaaagagtgattttatgttaattgatttttttttgtaattcaatgaaaacaataatcgatattaatacatttagctatttaccatagtaaatgtaataagttaccgcttggttaccgtggtaaccggtaatggacactaaatctataataacggatctaaacaattacatgtcttattagattttacaaaacattccctgttcaaaatatattttccgatggtaagaaggcctctaaattgccgagatttttttaaatagtattgttgtcttgatgcatgagaaaaaccagtaccaaaaatgggcattctcctttcatcaaaatcggtccagtagtttatgagcttattaattacaatcaaacaaacaaacaaagttttcctctttataatattagtatatacgttataataattcaattatacgttcaagtcagtagcttatacaatatcaattaaaaacttgattaaaattaattaacaaaaaaaaattggtgattgagtaattgattttcatatttcatgatttcaccttttttcaattaacaaccagtctatgcttttctaaatattatgtaaaattattattttatactataaaaatatacgccagcaattattactaacaacacttatttcatgcccaatgtcatatcttaaatttttaatctatgacaaaatgtcgcccgccaaaaattttgctctaactaagttttaaaaattattatctagttactaaactgatgaaaagttattcctttgcacttttccgtattctttgtattatttgtgcaatatcgtaacacacacgtaggcatatttgatgcgtttcactttaaaacaaataaaaaatgagcgtgacgttcgcgccaatgagcgagcaagcgactgagtgcagttacgccacatgacgtatgttgagtggaacataagtgatgtaggcggtatcgtctccatattaatattatctcaatgcatCTAGCGAGTTCACTGCGAAGATATCAAGTAGAAGAGTCCGTTCCGTCCAACCGCGTCCAACACACCCAAGAAGCTTCTTGAACACACCCAATCTTTGAGGTattccaaaaaaataatactggCAACTATAAAGGTACCTAAGCGCCGACACCGCAGCATCTACGGGACTTCTTTCATGGCGTATTCTCTG is a window of Colias croceus chromosome 17, ilColCroc2.1 DNA encoding:
- the LOC123699308 gene encoding carboxypeptidase B-like, with amino-acid sequence MNKRRSNNNVKTVKKNFIQNKNMKRVEKNNVSEPHSHTVRREQSKARWSVFNVSWPKVAPQMRARKASTRMTHMMYQELEETTSPYTPLSDEDFTGKLSPYAIKEQLLRVASRFPNANVTIEVIGRTVEYNDIVMMKIAEHPDYSRHFRAEDDKYADEPPQKKIVFIVHGLNVMGISHIQCLSVDSEFSKLLSYYLKHMEYFDIYVIPLANPDGFDTALREQLWSKNMSPQSACPGVNVDRNFNVAWNASNTISSCSQQYPGSAPFTEAESKAIRDVLHKYSHKIIAYINVHAGSYNAKSYKGEAVLYPKGYTEVQTDDDKYIDLRGEIDEAMRNASFQTLSVTVDTLHSWYGKVFGTSVDYASTVYGIPYALELVMQIYDDYYMDTDETYSLSSLNEVWSRVIDVIFKSIWKNSHISENDKK